The Bemisia tabaci chromosome 5, PGI_BMITA_v3 genome includes a window with the following:
- the LOC140223808 gene encoding uncharacterized protein, translating into MDWMYKDSTKGVNHEEYLLGKAVDKNFELSQRDSSKRRESEPGNAQIDLARKVHEDPLFAIKKKEMDMREQLLKNPVKLKRLQEKIKMKGTSSPERKKEKKKLKESDYEAMDGEFLDKLLISKYAKLKKECNLSLFDLIKNMSSSESESEGKSSKKKSKKKDRSSKKDRMSTQDRKKIDSKTEKAHAEDSTDSHSKYNKDTNRDRRNYEVERKHSGKKSHHDQRDGSYDRKTNSSKSNYEKVRESDKKSKRSDYKTGSEYYEPKRQRSHDSEEEMKKNKKRKGDSHRKRSPDDDRRISSRNYHSSHKESSKYQDADTYHSRRKYEDDRKKDYHKEKEKRSRETPEYEVKNADPKKKDKKREKEEMKESKRHSDNSHLSSKANRSRQRSMSDSDDSYHDARPDRKGTGSKKKSKADSSSDESSSRLKKGKKEEGKNKHSTKESNSSKKKLKRNDDSDETSDDSSSKKKRSKRQKKRSAHDSSSESGSETSSSSNSESTSELDSDSSIDFSSDSEGSAENTNSATILEDVLKLNEKLKKYGLQLPAGASTERKSSSHKSSIQVDKKKAKPVEKEKPKRPTKSVLSEAEKEKRLKEMVENAEWRDNERKTNIERFKQEEKKEKESKKKYDESFMRNQLLHASSQQSVASRIKSNVNNIQRSKFDMDKNFAKR; encoded by the exons ATGGATTGGATGTACAAAGATTCCACCAAAGGGGTGAATCATGAAGAATATCTGCTAGGAAAAGCTGtcgataaaaattttgaactatCACAACGGGATTCATCTAAGAGAAGAG AGTCTGAACCAGGTAATGCACAAATTGATCTCGCCAGAAAAGTACACGAGGATCCTCTATTTGcaatcaagaaaaaagaaatggaCATGAGAGAACAGTTGCTGAAGAACCCCGTAAAATTGAAGAGATTGCAAGAAAAG aTTAAAATGAAAGGAACTTCAAGcccagaaagaaagaaagaaaagaaaaagctgAAAGAAAGTGACTACGAAGCAATGGATGGAGAATTTTTGGATAAGTTATTAATTTCTAAGTATGCCAAGTTAAAGAAAGAGTGTAATTTAAGCTTATTTGATCTAATCAAAAATATGAGTTCTTCAGAAAGTGAATCAGAAGGAAaatcgagtaaaaaaaaatcaaagaaaaaagacAGATCTTCCAAGAAAGATCGGATGAGTACTCAGGACcgcaaaaaaattgatagtaAAACTGAGAAAGCTCACGCAGAGGACAGCACTGATTCTCATTCTAAATATAATAAGGACACAAATCGTGATCGGAGAAATTATGAAGTTGAAAGAAAGCATTCAGGCAAAAAATCTCATCATGATCAGAGAGACGGCTCTTATGACAGAAAGACTAATTCCTCTAAAAGTAATTacgaaaaagtcagggaaagtgacaaaaaaagtaaaaggtcTGACTACAAAACAGGAAGTGAGTATTATGAGCCAAAACGTCAAAGGAGTCATGACTCGgaggaagaaatgaaaaagaacaagaaaaggAAAGGAGACTCGCACAGAAAACGATCACCTGATGATGACCGCAGGATTTCGTCTAGAAACTATCATTCCTCTCATAAAGAATCTAGTAAATATCAAGATGCTGACACATATCATTCCAGGAGAAAGTATGAAGATGATAGGAAAAAAGACTACCacaaggagaaagaaaaacgcTCTAGGGAGACCCCAGAATATGAAGTTAAAAACGCGGACCctaaaaagaaagataaaaagcGTGAAAAAGAAGAGATGAAAGAATCAAAGAGGCATAGTGATAATAGTCATCTTTCATCTAAAGCAAATAGATCAAGGCAGAGATCAATGAGTGATAGCGATGATTCATACCATGACGCAAGACCAGACAGGAAAGGCACTGGCTCCAAGAAGAAAAGTAAGGCAGACAGTTCCTCGGATGAATCTAGCTCCAGAttgaagaaaggaaagaaagaagaaggtaAAAATAAACACTCCACCAAGGAATCAAattctagtaaaaaaaaactgaaacgtAACGATGACAGTGACGAAACCTCTGATGATTCctcatcaaagaaaaaaaggtcAAAGCGTCAGAAAAAAAGGAGTGCTCATGATTCTAGCTCCGAGTCTGGCTCAGAAACTAGCTCCAGCAGTAATTCTGAAAGCACGTCCGAATTAGATTCTGATTCGTCAATAGATTTcagctcagattcggaaggaTCGGCAGAAAACACAAACTCTGCAACTATTCTTGAAGATgtattgaaattaaatgagaaactgaaaaaatacgGTTTACAG TTACCAGCCGGAGCTTCCACCGAACGTAAGTCTTCATCCCACAAATCGTCCATTCAAGTGGACAAGAAAAAAGCGAAACCTGTCGAGAAAGAGAAGCCGAAACGTCCCACCAAATCGGTTTTGTCTGAAGCAGAGAAGGAAAAGAGACTGAAGGAGATGGTTGAAAATGCTGAATGGCGTGacaatgaaagaaaaactaacaTTGAGAGGTTCaagcaagaagaaaaaaaggaaaaggagtCAAAAAAGAAATATGATGAATCTTTCATGAG gaATCAACTGTTACATGCCTCCTCTCAGCAGTCTGTTGCTAGTAGAATCAAATCAAATGTCAACAATATTCAACGGTCAAAATTTGACATGGacaagaattttgcaaaacgCTGA